In the Periophthalmus magnuspinnatus isolate fPerMag1 chromosome 4, fPerMag1.2.pri, whole genome shotgun sequence genome, one interval contains:
- the calr gene encoding calreticulin has translation MTALSLFLLAVSAASALTESTVYFREQFEDGDGWNSRWVESKHKSDYGKFVLTAGKFYGDAEKDKGLQTSQDARFYALSSRFDDFSNKGQPLVIQFTVKHEQSIDCGGGYIKLFPSGLNQEEMHGDSTYNIMFGPDICGPGTKKVHVIFNYKGKNHLINKDIRCKDDEYTHLYTLIVNPDNSYEVKIDNKKVESGSLEDDWDFLPPKKIKDPDAKKPEDWDDREKIPDPDDKKPEDWDKPENIPDPDAKKPDDWDDEMDGEWEPPMVTNPDYKGEWKPREIDNPAYKGKWIHPEIDNPEYTADPEIYKYDSIGVIGLDLWQVKSGTIFDNFLITNDPKLAEEVGTETWDKTRDAEKKMKEKQEEEERKIREEEDKKKREEAKEATEEDEKEEEEEEEEEEEEEEREEDEDEDDEEDSTDSPLKDEL, from the exons ATGACGGCCCTGTCGCTCTTTTTGCTGGCCGTGTCGGCCGCATCGGCTCTCACTGAATCCACCGTGTATTTCCGAGAGCAATTTGAGGATGGGG ATGGCTGGAATAGTCGCTGGGTGGAATCCAAACACAAGAGTGACTATGGGAAGTTTGTACTGACTGCAGGGAAATTTTATGGTGATGCAGAGAAGGATAAAG GTTTACAGACAAGTCAGGATGCTCGGTTTTATGCCTTGTCATCACGTTTCGATGACTTCAGCAACAAGGGCCAGCCTCTTGTCATTCAGTTCACTGTAAAACATGAGCAGAGCATTGACTGTGGTGGAGGCTACATCAAACTGTTCCCTTCTGGCCTTAACCAGGAGGAAATGCATGGAGATTCCACTTACAACATCATGTTTG GTCCTGATATTTGTGGTCCTGGTACAAAGAAAGTGCACGTCATATTCAACTACAAAGGGAAGAATCATCTCATAAACAAAGATATCAGATGTAAG GATGATGAATATACCCACCTTTATACACTGATTGTAAACCCTGACAACTCCTATGAGGTCAAAATTGACAATAAGAAGGTAGAGTCTGGCAGTCTTGAGGATGACTGGGACTTCCTTCCTCCTAAAAAAATCAAGGATCCTGATGCCAAGAAGCCTGAGGACTGGGATGACAGAGAAAAGATTCCCGACCCTGACGATAAGAAACCTGAG GATTGGGACAAACCTGAGAATATCCCTGACCCAGATGCCAAAAAGCCTGATGACTGGGATGATGAGATGGATGGAGAATGGGAGCCACCTATGGTCACCAATCCTGATTATAAA GGTGAGTGGAAGCCCAGGGAGATTGATAACCCAGCATACAAGGGCAAATGGATTCACCCAGAGATTGATAACCCTGAGTACACAGCTGACCCTGAGATCTACAAGTATGACAGCATTGGTGTAATTGGACTCGACTTGTGGCAG GTTAAGTCTGGGACCATCTTTGACAACTTTCTGATTACTAATGATCCTAAATTGGCAGAGGAAGTGGGCACTGAAACATGGGATAAAACACGG GATGCAGAAaagaaaatgaaggaaaaacaggaggaggaagagaggaagattcgtgaagaggaggacaagaagAAGCGTGAGGAGGCAAAGGAGGCAACAGAGGAAgatgagaaggaggaagaggaggaggaagaagaggaagaagaagaggaggagagggaggaagatgaagatgagGACGATGAAGAGGACAGCACAGATTCTCCACTCAAAGACGAATTATAA
- the tor3a gene encoding torsin-3A, which translates to MILLLFLHLVCIRTANADFFNFDSISNVSTYYFNYFYCNIWEGECQPNQDDATQQVPSRDLWASFPQDYINLLHQWYCSLGQCCESGDCRITNNVTGLSRDLQSKLHGQHLAQSVVLKAIQGFINNPDSNKPLTLSFHGWSGTGKNFVARMIADNLYRDGVKSECVRLFIAPFHFPHARLVDTYKGQLREAIRDMVLRCPQTLFIFDEAEKLHPGLIDAIKPFMDHYDNVDGVSYRRAIFLFLSNIGGAAINDVALDFWHSGQNREDIGMEDLEHRLRAETIESEGGFAQSELMSGHLIDFYVPFLPLEYRHVKLCARDAFTARGLEADEDTLDEVAKAMLYVPKEERLFSAQGCKSIPQRINFFLP; encoded by the exons ATGATTTTGCTACTTTTCTTGCATTTGGTCTGTATTCGGACTGCAAATGCCGACTTCTTCAATTTTGATAGCATTTCTAATGTTTCCACttattatttcaattatttttattgcaatatATGGGAGGGGGAGTGTCAGCCAAATCAAGATGATGCTACACAGCAAG TGCCATCCAGGGACCTGTGGGCAAGTTTCCCTCAGGACTACATCAACCTGCTCCATCAGTGGTATTGTAGCTTGGGGCAGTGCTGTGAATCTGGAGACTGCAGGATAACTAATAATGTCACCG GTTTATCTAGGGACCTTCAAAGTAAACTCCATGGACAACATCTGGCACAGTCAGTGGTTCTTAAAGCCATCCAAGGATTTATCAACAATCCAGACTCCAACAAGCCACTCACTCTTTCATTCCATGGCTGGTCTGGTACAGGCAAGAACTTTGTGGCTAGAATGATCGCAGACAACCTGTATCGGGATGGGGTGAAGAGTGAGTGTGTCCGACTGTTCATCGCCCCATTCCACTTCCCCCATGCCAGACTCGTGGACACGTACAAG GGCCAACTGCGAGAGGCGATAAGAGACATGGTGCTCCGCTGCCCTCAGACTTTGTTTATCTTTGATGAGGCAGAGAAACTTCATCCTGGGTTGATTGATGCTATTAAACCGTTTATGGATCATTATGACAATGTGGATGGTGTGAGCTACCGCAGAGCTATCTTCCTCTTTCTCAG TAATATTGGTGGTGCAGCAATAAATGATGTTGCTCTGGACTTTTGGCATTCTGGACAAAATCGAGAAGACATTGGGATGGAAGACCTGGAGCACCGGCTTCGAGCTGAAACAATCGAGTCTGAAG GTGGTTTTGCCCAAAGCGAGCTAATGTCAGGACATTTGATTGACTTCTATGTGCCATTCCTTCCTTTGGAGTATCGCCACGTCAAGCTTTGTGCAAGGGACGCCTTTACAGCTCGAGGCCTTGAAGCCGATGAAGACACACTGGATGAAGTTGCTAAAGCCATGTTATATGTACCAAAGGAAGAGAGACTTTTTTCAGCACAAGGTTGCAAATCTATACCACAGCGAATCAACTTTTTCCTACCATAG
- the osbpl9 gene encoding oxysterol-binding protein-related protein 9 isoform X5, with the protein MYIGAVRAEAETGFVPSVQDFDKKLAEADAYLQILIDQLKLFDEKIKDCKEDESRRKIENLKETTCSMVESIKHCIVLLQIAKSTINPVDGIYQPPLDAPVVNTTMPTQATLPSDAQVCKSDQRPSTLPVGPVTVMGSLQTPTPNSTGSGPSVPSSGVTSPAHIPLPSHSVPDFSYSSSEDEFYDADEFYQSSTSPKHCIDPSGPQAASPNTNEDTALKRPNTTESLNSSMSNGTTDADQFDSHDDRDDDGEGESVEEHKSVIMHLLSQVRLGMDLTKVVLPTFILERRSLLEMYADFFAHPDLFVSIAEQSEPRERMVQVVKWYLSAFHAGRKGSVAKKPYNPILGEVFYCHWDLPNETTEEISTQMETVSDGPVPWASSNSVCFVAEQVSHHPPISAFYAECLNRQIQFNAHIWTKSKFLGMSIGVHNIGQGCVSCLEHDEHYILTFPNGYGRSILTVPWVELGGECNISCSKSGYSANIVFHTKPFYGGKKHRITAEIFPPNDKKSFCSIEGEWNGVMYAKWATGENTVFIDTKKMGIIKKKVRKLEDQLEYESRKLWKDVTQNLKLKDIDAATEAKHRLEEKQRAEARERKENEQQWETRLFHEDGECWVYDEPLLKRITDQRH; encoded by the exons AAAATAGAAAATTTAAAGGAAACTACATGT AGTATGGTAGAATCCATCAAACACTGTATCGTATTGCTGCAAATTGCCAAG AGCACTATAAACCCTGTGGATGGGATCTACCAGCCTCCTCTGGACGCCCCTGTAGTCAACACCACGATGCCAACACAGGCAACACTTCCCTCTG ATGCTCAGGTGTGTAAATCAGACCAACGACCCTCAACGTTACCTGTTGGACCCGTTACAGTGATGGGCAGTTTGCAGACGCCTACCCCTAACAGCACAG GGAGTGGCCCCTCAGTCCCCAGCAGCGGCGTTACCTCCCCAGCTCACATCCCTTTACCCTCACATTCAGTGCCAGACTTCTCCTATTCCTCCAGTGAAGATGAGTTTTATGATGCTGATGAGTTTTATCAGAGCAGCACCTCGCCGAAACACTGCATAGA TCCCTCAGGGCCTCAAGCTGCTTCTCCTAATACCAATGAAGACACAGCATTAAAGCGACCCAACACTACAGAGTCCCTCAACTCGTCAATGTCCAATGGCACCACAGATGCAG ATCAGTTTGATAGCCACGATGATCGAGATGATGATGGTGAGGGTGAGTCAGTGGAGGAGCACAAGAGTGTCATTATGCACTTGCTTTCTCAAGTTCGACTGGGCATGGACCTCACAAAG gtAGTTTTGCCGACCTTTATTCTAGAAAGGAGATCTTTATTAGAAATGTATGCAGACTTTTTTGCACATCCTGACTTGTTTGTAAG tatTGCTGAGCAGTCAGAACCCAGAGAACGCATGGTTCAAGTTGTAAAATGGTATCTGTCAGCATTCCATGCAGGAAGGAAAGGCTCAGTGGCCAAAAAACCTTACAATCCAATTTTAGGAGAAGTCTTCTATTGTCACTGGGATCTGCCAAATGAGACAACTGAAGAGATTTCCAcacaaatg GAGACTGTCTCAGATGGGCCTGTCCCGTGGGCTTCCTCtaacagtgtgtgttttgtagCGGAGCAGGTCTCTCACCACCCTCCTA TTTCTGCTTTTTATGCCGAGTGTTTAAACAGGCAGATCCAGTTCAACGCTCACATCTGGACCAAATCTAAATTCCTTGGCATGTCCATTGGTGTTCACAATATTGGTCAag GTTGTGTTTCATGTTTGGAGCATGATGAACACTACATTCTTACCTTTCCAAATGGTTATGGCAG ATCAATCCTGACTGTGCCTTGggtggagctgggtggagaatGTAACATCTCTTGCTCCAAGTCGGGATACAGTGCCAACATTGTATTTCACACAAAACCATTCTATGGAGGCAAAAAGCACAGGATCACTGCTGAGATCTT TCCACCAAATGATAAGAAGTCTTTCTGTTCCATTGAAGGGGAATGGAATGGAGTCATGTATGCCAAGTGGGCAACAGGA gagaACACTGTTTTTATCGATACCAAGAAGATGGGTATAATCAAGAAAAAAGTCAGAAAGCTAGAAGACCAGTTAGAGTATGAATCAAGAAA GCTGTGGAAAGATGTGACTCAAAACTTGAAGCTGAAAGACATTGACGCAGCGACAGAAGCTAAACATCGTTTGGAGGAGAAACAAAGAGCGGAAGCCCGAGAACGAAAAGAAAATGAGCAGCAATGGGAGACCAGA TTATTCCATGAAGACGGGGAGTGCTGGGTCTACGACGAGCCTCTACTCAAGAGAATAACTGATCAGAGGCATTAA
- the osbpl9 gene encoding oxysterol-binding protein-related protein 9 isoform X4, translated as MYIGAVRAEAETGFVPSVQDFDKKLAEADAYLQILIDQLKLFDEKIKDCKEDESRRKIENLKETTCSMVESIKHCIVLLQIAKDQSNEQQHANGLISTINPVDGIYQPPLDAPVVNTTMPTQATLPSDAQVCKSDQRPSTLPVGPVTVMGSLQTPTPNSTGSGPSVPSSGVTSPAHIPLPSHSVPDFSYSSSEDEFYDADEFYQSSTSPKHCIDPSGPQAASPNTNEDTALKRPNTTESLNSSMSNGTTDADQFDSHDDRDDDGEGESVEEHKSVIMHLLSQVRLGMDLTKVVLPTFILERRSLLEMYADFFAHPDLFVSIAEQSEPRERMVQVVKWYLSAFHAGRKGSVAKKPYNPILGEVFYCHWDLPNETTEEISTQMETVSDGPVPWASSNSVCFVAEQVSHHPPISAFYAECLNRQIQFNAHIWTKSKFLGMSIGVHNIGQGCVSCLEHDEHYILTFPNGYGRSILTVPWVELGGECNISCSKSGYSANIVFHTKPFYGGKKHRITAEIFPPNDKKSFCSIEGEWNGVMYAKWATGENTVFIDTKKMGIIKKKVRKLEDQLEYESRKLWKDVTQNLKLKDIDAATEAKHRLEEKQRAEARERKENEQQWETRLFHEDGECWVYDEPLLKRITDQRH; from the exons AAAATAGAAAATTTAAAGGAAACTACATGT AGTATGGTAGAATCCATCAAACACTGTATCGTATTGCTGCAAATTGCCAAG GACCAAAGTAACGAACAACAACACGCAAACGGACTTATA AGCACTATAAACCCTGTGGATGGGATCTACCAGCCTCCTCTGGACGCCCCTGTAGTCAACACCACGATGCCAACACAGGCAACACTTCCCTCTG ATGCTCAGGTGTGTAAATCAGACCAACGACCCTCAACGTTACCTGTTGGACCCGTTACAGTGATGGGCAGTTTGCAGACGCCTACCCCTAACAGCACAG GGAGTGGCCCCTCAGTCCCCAGCAGCGGCGTTACCTCCCCAGCTCACATCCCTTTACCCTCACATTCAGTGCCAGACTTCTCCTATTCCTCCAGTGAAGATGAGTTTTATGATGCTGATGAGTTTTATCAGAGCAGCACCTCGCCGAAACACTGCATAGA TCCCTCAGGGCCTCAAGCTGCTTCTCCTAATACCAATGAAGACACAGCATTAAAGCGACCCAACACTACAGAGTCCCTCAACTCGTCAATGTCCAATGGCACCACAGATGCAG ATCAGTTTGATAGCCACGATGATCGAGATGATGATGGTGAGGGTGAGTCAGTGGAGGAGCACAAGAGTGTCATTATGCACTTGCTTTCTCAAGTTCGACTGGGCATGGACCTCACAAAG gtAGTTTTGCCGACCTTTATTCTAGAAAGGAGATCTTTATTAGAAATGTATGCAGACTTTTTTGCACATCCTGACTTGTTTGTAAG tatTGCTGAGCAGTCAGAACCCAGAGAACGCATGGTTCAAGTTGTAAAATGGTATCTGTCAGCATTCCATGCAGGAAGGAAAGGCTCAGTGGCCAAAAAACCTTACAATCCAATTTTAGGAGAAGTCTTCTATTGTCACTGGGATCTGCCAAATGAGACAACTGAAGAGATTTCCAcacaaatg GAGACTGTCTCAGATGGGCCTGTCCCGTGGGCTTCCTCtaacagtgtgtgttttgtagCGGAGCAGGTCTCTCACCACCCTCCTA TTTCTGCTTTTTATGCCGAGTGTTTAAACAGGCAGATCCAGTTCAACGCTCACATCTGGACCAAATCTAAATTCCTTGGCATGTCCATTGGTGTTCACAATATTGGTCAag GTTGTGTTTCATGTTTGGAGCATGATGAACACTACATTCTTACCTTTCCAAATGGTTATGGCAG ATCAATCCTGACTGTGCCTTGggtggagctgggtggagaatGTAACATCTCTTGCTCCAAGTCGGGATACAGTGCCAACATTGTATTTCACACAAAACCATTCTATGGAGGCAAAAAGCACAGGATCACTGCTGAGATCTT TCCACCAAATGATAAGAAGTCTTTCTGTTCCATTGAAGGGGAATGGAATGGAGTCATGTATGCCAAGTGGGCAACAGGA gagaACACTGTTTTTATCGATACCAAGAAGATGGGTATAATCAAGAAAAAAGTCAGAAAGCTAGAAGACCAGTTAGAGTATGAATCAAGAAA GCTGTGGAAAGATGTGACTCAAAACTTGAAGCTGAAAGACATTGACGCAGCGACAGAAGCTAAACATCGTTTGGAGGAGAAACAAAGAGCGGAAGCCCGAGAACGAAAAGAAAATGAGCAGCAATGGGAGACCAGA TTATTCCATGAAGACGGGGAGTGCTGGGTCTACGACGAGCCTCTACTCAAGAGAATAACTGATCAGAGGCATTAA